The nucleotide sequence CGCCGATCGGCACCAGCGCGACGACGCGGCCCGCGCCCTCGGGGCGACAGCCGTTTGCCAGCAGCTCGGACGCCTCGACGATCCAGTGAGCGTCTCCGGATCGTGCGGGATGGAAGCCGGCGGCCCGAAGATCGGCCGCGAGCGCGGCCTGCGTCGCGGCGGCGACCGCACCGAAGCGGATGGCGGCGGGCACGGCGGGCGCGCGGCGGACCGGTGCCTCGGCCCCTTCCGCGCCCTCCACCGGGATGCGCGCCCAGAATGTCGAGCCCTCGCCGACACGGCTCTCGACGCCGACGCGGCCGCCCATGGCGCCGATCAGGCGCTCGGCGATCGACAGCCCCAGCCCGGTGCCGCCGAAGCGGCGGGCGATCGACTGGTCGGCCTGGGTGAAGGCGGTGAAGATCCCGGCCAGCCGGTCCTGCGGGATGCCGATGCCGGTGTCGGATACGGCGATGCGCAGGACCGGACCGGAGGCCTCCCGCTCCATCTCCATCCGCACCAGGACATGGCCGGCCGCGGTGAACTTGAGAGCGTTCGAGACGAAATTGCCGAGCACCTGCCCGAGCCGCACCGGATCGCCGAGGAGGGTGCGCGGCACGTCGCCGTCGATCTGCGCCGCGAGGTCGAGCCCCGCCGACGCCGCGCGTTCGGCAAACAGGGTCACGACGGTGTCGGCGACATCGCGCGGGCTCAGCGGGATGCGTTCCACCTCCAGGCGGCCGGCCTCCACCTTCGCGAAATCGAGGATGTCGTTGATGATGGCGAGGAGGGACTGGCCGGAGCGGGCGATGACATTGGCGTAGCGCTTCTGGCGCGGCGGCAGATCGGCCGAGGCGAGAAGTTCGGCCATCACCAGCATGCCGTTCATCGGCGTGCGGATCTCGTGGCTCATCGTGGCGAGGAAGACGGATTTGGCCGCGTTGGCCTCGTCGGCGGATTGCTTGGCCTCGATCAAGTCGTGGGTGCGCAGCCGGATCTCCTCCTCCAGGCCCGCATTGTGGCGCGCGATCGCCCGGTCGCGCTCGTTCACGGCCCGCAGGAGGTCGTTGAAGCTCTCGGCCAGCGCGCCGACCTCGCCGCTGCCGGTCTCGGCGCGCCGGGAATAGTCGTGGCCGAGACGCACCCCGTCCATCGTCCGGGCGAGCGCCGCCAGCGGACGGGTGACGCTGCGCTGCAGCCCCAGCGAGACGGCGAGCCCGAGCGCCAGGGCGAGCAGCCCGGCGAGCGCGGCCGTGAGGCCGACCTCGGTGATGCGCTCAGCCAGGTCGCGGTTGTCCGAGACCAGGACGACGCGCCCGATCGGGCGGGCGTTCTCCAGGATCGGTACCGAGACGCGCAGCGTCCGCGTCGACATGAGATCGAGAGGCGAGACGGAGTCCCGATCGAGGTCGATGTCGTCCGAGAGCCGCAGGCCGATGCCCTGTTCGGCGAGGATGCCGCCCTCGATCCGCTCGACCGCGGCGTAGACCAGGGCCTGCCCGTGGGCGATCGCCCGCAGGGTGCTCTGCGCCGCCCCCTCGTCACCCTGGGCCGTCGCCTGCGCGGCGCTCGCGGCCAGGATCTGCGCGGTCATCCGCAGGGCTTCGCGCTTGGCCGCGGCGTAGCGATCGACCTCGCGCCAGGTCGACAGGCCGGTGAGGAGAAGGAGGGCGATCGCCACCGCGCTGGCCACGGCGAGCGCGAGCCGACCGGACAGCGAGCGGATCGGGTTCGTGAACGGGCTACGCACGGAGGGGGTCTCGCGGGAAGGGGCGCGCGGGATGAGCCGCGCGTGTCACTGGCTGATGACGAGCCGCCCCGAGATCGGGCCGACCCCCTGCGGGATCGGAACGCTCGAACGGTTGTAATCCGCGTTGAGGTAGAGGTTCGGGCCCTCGTAGAGGTTGATCTGCTGAGCCACGACGACGGTGTAGGCGGAGAGATCCGCCACCGGCCGCTTCGAATCGATCACGAGCCGGCCGGCGGGCAGATAGATGGTCCCAAGCATAGTGCGGGCGTTGTCGCTGATGATGCGGTAGGTCCGCATCGGCTTGGTCGCACTGAGCGGCGGGGGCGTCGGCGTGATCACCTCGCCGACGAGCAGATCGACGGACAGGGCCGGATCGATCGGCAGGGTGACGGTGGGGTCCTCGGCCATCAGAAGGCCGGCCATCACGCCCGTCGTCGGCGCCGACAATTCGACCGTGGTCTTCTTGTCGAAGAGCAGGCCGCCGTTGTTCCCGTTGAAGTAGAAGCCGACATCCTTGCCCGTCATCGTCGCCTTCTTGTCGACGATGAGCGGGCCGTCCTTCATGACGTAGATGCCCGGCCGCAGGGTGACGACCGCGTTCTTGGTGATGTGCAGGCCCCCGCAATAGGTGCCGGGATCGAGCGTGACCGACTCCGCGACGACGTTGCTCCCCTTGCTCTTGCCCGTCAGCGCATCGGCGAGGCGGAGGATTTCGGGAAGGTTCACGCAGTCGCCGACCGGCGGGGCAGGGCGGTTTCGGAGCGGATCCTGGATGACGGGGCAGCTCGTCTGCGGGTTGGGCGTGAAATTCGCCCGGTCGTCCTTGAACCCGCCTGCGGAGCAGATCGTCTGGGCCCGCGCCAGCGCGCCGTCGCGGCCGACCATCCCCGAGTTGCTGGTGGAGTTCGAGTAGAGGGCGCAATCGTAGGCCGTGACCTGTGCGTTGCGCTCCAGGTTGAACGCGCCGGAGGCCGCGGGGTCGAGCGCCAGCATGCACAGACGCATCCGGCCGACGACGCTCGCCCGCGCCCGCGCGGAGACCGGCATCGACGCCACGCCGACGAACGTCCCGAAGGTGAGCTTGATGACCTGTTCGGCGCGCGCCTCGACGCTCGTCTTGTCGGCGGCGACGCTGACCTCGATCGCGACCGGAGCGTCGGGACCGGCTTTCGCCTCGGCCTGGATCGTCTGGGTCGTCAAGCCGACGATGGATTCGGTGCTCGAGACGACCAGCTTGAGGGCATTGCCGCCGGCCAGGACGCCGGCATCGACCGCGCTCTGGAGATGCGTGCGGGCGGAGACGACCTTGGCATAGTCGATCGCGCCGCCGACCAGGCCGATCAGGACGGAGGCCGCCAGCCCGAAGATCACCGCAACCGAGCCGTCATTCTCGCGAGACAGGCGCGACAGAGGCTTTTTCCACCCGATTGGTTTCGTCTTCGCCTCACGCGTCACCATCGTGACTTTTGCCCCGTCTCCCGTCGCACCCCATCCCCTGAGTAATTTTCCCGAGTTAATAGGTCATACTTGGCATCGGCGAGGCAGTGACGGTACGGTTTACGCACAATTGACAATGACCGCGCCTGATCGACGTCTTGCCGAATGCGGCGATGGGCCGAGCTCGAACACGGGCAAGCCTGCCGCCGGCTCCCGGAAAGCGGGCTTCAAGCCTCGGGACGGGATCACGCCGGACAGGGATTTCCGCCCGGCAGGACGACTTCGACCTGCCCGTTCTTCGCGATGCCCTCACGCACCGGCCACACGGTCTTTGCGGTGAACGTCAAATCGTTGAGGAACGGGAAGAAGGAGAACAGCGGCCGATAGGGCAGCCGCGTCTCGGCCATGACGAAGCGATCCCCCTTCGACGCCGTTCCCGCCGGCGGGGGACCGATATCGGAGCCGACGGCGCGGGCCGTGTCTCCCTGCTGGACGCTGGAGCAGACCCTGGCCACGAAGTCGTTTCCGGCTTGATAGACTCCCCCGGCCGTCAGCACGATACCGATGCCGGTCAGACTGTAGGGGGACGCCACGACCTGGGCAGCCGAGAACACGTCGTTGATGTCAGCGTAATCGCTCTTCGAGGCGAGGTCGGCCATCGTGATCGTGGCCTGGGCAAGACGATTGTTGGTGGCGATGGCCCGCGGGATTTCGATCGTGGCCACGAACAGGAGCAGGAGGACGGGCGCGATGAAGGCGAACTCGACGGCACTCGCCCCGCCCTGCGCCCGGCCGACCCGGACGAGGACTTGGCGGAGCCGATACCCCCCCGGGACCAGACGGCGCAGCCTCATGGACACGCGCCTGCCGCGTAGTTTTCGGCGCGGAAGACTGCGGTCGAGGTGAGGAGCTGCTTGCCGCCGGGCATGCGCTGGCCGGTGTAATCGAGGAACCGGAACGGCCGCAGCATCGGCACGGCGGCGCGCAGAACGTGGACGGCCCCGCCCAGCGGGCAATCGAGCTGGCTGCCGAAGCCGGCGGCCCAGTCGCCGCGGCTGGCATCGTAGGCCGGCGCGATCTGCTTGATGGCGAAGGTGGCGGAGCGCACGAGATCGAACCGCATCTCGTCGCACTGATAGAAGCGAAGGCCCGAACCGCAGAGGAGGCCGCGCATCTGCTGCGCGACATCGGCGCCGGCATCCTCCTGGAAAGCCCCCGTCCGGACGAGGCGCGCCGCCCGCTGGACCGAGACGTCGAGTTGGTGCTGGGCGAAGGCGAGGATCGACGCCTCCATGATCACCATCACCAAGACGAAGAGCGGCAGGATGACGAGCGAAAGTTCAACCGCGGCAATGCCGTCGACATTACGGACGAACCGAGACCTCAGACCTTCTGCTGCTGAACAGCGCCGACGATGCGGGATGAGCTGAGAGGCTTTCAAGGCTTGGTCTTCGTCGATGCCGCTTCCCCCGCGGTCTCAGCACCACCGGGCTTTTCCCCGATTTGAGACGGGCTCGCTCAAACACGCTACGGCGACGCGCCTTTATGCTCCGTGAATCCGACCGCGAAGACTGCACCATCCGGCGATCTGCCATGCCTGTCGCGGCCTCTGCGCGAGCATGCGGCTCATCAATTGGTCGTGACCGCCCGCAAATGACCGATTTCGCCGATCTCCGGCCATGCGCCGCGGTCCTCATGACTTGGTTACTGGCAATCTATTCCTTTTCCCGAAGGGTGAGCCCATCGTCCCGCGATC is from Methylorubrum sp. B1-46 and encodes:
- a CDS encoding ATP-binding protein; this encodes MRSPFTNPIRSLSGRLALAVASAVAIALLLLTGLSTWREVDRYAAAKREALRMTAQILAASAAQATAQGDEGAAQSTLRAIAHGQALVYAAVERIEGGILAEQGIGLRLSDDIDLDRDSVSPLDLMSTRTLRVSVPILENARPIGRVVLVSDNRDLAERITEVGLTAALAGLLALALGLAVSLGLQRSVTRPLAALARTMDGVRLGHDYSRRAETGSGEVGALAESFNDLLRAVNERDRAIARHNAGLEEEIRLRTHDLIEAKQSADEANAAKSVFLATMSHEIRTPMNGMLVMAELLASADLPPRQKRYANVIARSGQSLLAIINDILDFAKVEAGRLEVERIPLSPRDVADTVVTLFAERAASAGLDLAAQIDGDVPRTLLGDPVRLGQVLGNFVSNALKFTAAGHVLVRMEMEREASGPVLRIAVSDTGIGIPQDRLAGIFTAFTQADQSIARRFGGTGLGLSIAERLIGAMGGRVGVESRVGEGSTFWARIPVEGAEGAEAPVRRAPAVPAAIRFGAVAAATQAALAADLRAAGFHPARSGDAHWIVEASELLANGCRPEGAGRVVALVPIGDTSGSGLVRAGLADAVLRRPLAQAEWRPLLAALSQGAPLAVEAPGADAGAAAALPSFAGARVLIADDSAVNREVAAEALGRFGIHDIVCVEDGGAAVEAAAAGRFDLVLMDGSMPVLDGFSAAAAIRAREARDGTGRVPIVALTAHVVGDGSESWQAAGMDGMLAKPFTLAQLGALLAHHLSAAGGDPGTVVPEAPTLAASDDALLDEPTIANLEELGDRDFLERILRLYLAQAPQTLLDLEDALARADAPAAARAAHGLKSMSANIGAVQVKDRAGAIEREARDGRLDGLADAASDLDDLLARTVSALRLRFGVPAEESGEETPRRLGIG
- a CDS encoding TadE/TadG family type IV pilus assembly protein encodes the protein MVTREAKTKPIGWKKPLSRLSRENDGSVAVIFGLAASVLIGLVGGAIDYAKVVSARTHLQSAVDAGVLAGGNALKLVVSSTESIVGLTTQTIQAEAKAGPDAPVAIEVSVAADKTSVEARAEQVIKLTFGTFVGVASMPVSARARASVVGRMRLCMLALDPAASGAFNLERNAQVTAYDCALYSNSTSNSGMVGRDGALARAQTICSAGGFKDDRANFTPNPQTSCPVIQDPLRNRPAPPVGDCVNLPEILRLADALTGKSKGSNVVAESVTLDPGTYCGGLHITKNAVVTLRPGIYVMKDGPLIVDKKATMTGKDVGFYFNGNNGGLLFDKKTTVELSAPTTGVMAGLLMAEDPTVTLPIDPALSVDLLVGEVITPTPPPLSATKPMRTYRIISDNARTMLGTIYLPAGRLVIDSKRPVADLSAYTVVVAQQINLYEGPNLYLNADYNRSSVPIPQGVGPISGRLVISQ
- a CDS encoding TadE/TadG family type IV pilus assembly protein; its protein translation is MRLRRLVPGGYRLRQVLVRVGRAQGGASAVEFAFIAPVLLLLFVATIEIPRAIATNNRLAQATITMADLASKSDYADINDVFSAAQVVASPYSLTGIGIVLTAGGVYQAGNDFVARVCSSVQQGDTARAVGSDIGPPPAGTASKGDRFVMAETRLPYRPLFSFFPFLNDLTFTAKTVWPVREGIAKNGQVEVVLPGGNPCPA
- a CDS encoding TadE/TadG family type IV pilus assembly protein, with product MKASQLIPHRRRCSAAEGLRSRFVRNVDGIAAVELSLVILPLFVLVMVIMEASILAFAQHQLDVSVQRAARLVRTGAFQEDAGADVAQQMRGLLCGSGLRFYQCDEMRFDLVRSATFAIKQIAPAYDASRGDWAAGFGSQLDCPLGGAVHVLRAAVPMLRPFRFLDYTGQRMPGGKQLLTSTAVFRAENYAAGACP